Part of the Eisenibacter elegans DSM 3317 genome is shown below.
GGTCATTTCCTATGTTTCGCTCCGCGATTCGGAAACCAAGGAAGAGTTTTATGACAAGCTGCGCTTTGTCTACTTGGAAATGCCTAAATTTACCAAAGCTGCCTCTGAGCTCCAAGGAAACTTAGACAAGTGGCTCTTTGTTTTGAAAAATATGCACCGCCTCGAAAACGTACCCGTCAATATCCAAGAGGCGGTTTTGCTCAAGGTTTTTGAAGAATGTGAAATTGCCAAATACAACAAAGAAGAACGTATGCTCTACGAACAAAGCCAAAAAGAACGTAACGACTGGTTTGCCGTACTCTCCACTGCTGAGGAAAAAGGAAGAGCCAAAGGAAAAGCTGAAGGAAAAGCTGAAGGAAAAGCCGAGGTCGCTAGACAGTGTATCTTGAAGGGTTATGACAATGAAATCATTCAGGAACTAACCAACCTACCCCTTGCCAGTATCGAACAACTAAGGCAAGAGATGAAAGCCCAAGGCCTGATCTAACAA
Proteins encoded:
- a CDS encoding Rpn family recombination-promoting nuclease/putative transposase codes for the protein VISYVSLRDSETKEEFYDKLRFVYLEMPKFTKAASELQGNLDKWLFVLKNMHRLENVPVNIQEAVLLKVFEECEIAKYNKEERMLYEQSQKERNDWFAVLSTAEEKGRAKGKAEGKAEGKAEVARQCILKGYDNEIIQELTNLPLASIEQLRQEMKAQGLI